The genomic region ACAGTCTTAGTCATTACTTTAATGGACTTACCCTTGACCTCTGAATATATTTATTCGGTAAGAAGCATCTGCTCACGTCTGACAATAACGGTGTCAGTTATGATGCCAGTGAGTTTAATTCGTTTAGCTGACGTCAAAGTTTCGGTTAACAGAatcgaaaaatttttactaaacgATTATCAAAAACCAAAGAAGTTGAGATCTGAACCGAAAAGCTTCTACAGACTTATAGACAACTCTGTCTTTAAGATACAGAAACCAGAGGCGGTCGTTTGCATTGATCGAGCGAGCATAAAGTGGGACCAGTCTCTTTCAATTAATGTCTTAAGCGATATTACTTTCACTGCTGCATCTGGGGAGTTAGTTGGTGTGGTCGGAACTACTGGTAGTGGGAAATCAACTCTGCTCCAGATGATACTGAAGGAAATGGACCTGGAGCAAGGAAACGTTAGTGTCACAGGTACCATCTCTTATGCTCCACAAGATTCGTGGATATTTTCAGCCAGCATTcgacaaaacattttatttggacAAGACATGGACAAGGAGAAATATCACAAAGTGCTTAGATGTTGTGCGCTAGAAAGAGACCTGTCGCTTTTTCCTCATGGCGATCAGACTTTGGTCGGAGAAAGAGGGATCATGTTGAGTGGAGGACAAAAAGCAAGGGTCAATTTGGCCAGAGCTGTTTACCGAGATGCAGACATTTACCTTCTGGATGATCCTTTATCGGCTGTTGACTCGCATGTGGCTCGACACATCTTCGAAACATGTTTCTTGgactatttgaaaaataaatgtatcgTATTGGTGACCCACCAAATCCAGTTTCTTCACAATATCAGTAAAATTTATCTCCTCGAGCAACAACAACTTGTTGAATTCAATGAACGTGACAAACTTTTTGCTCTAAGGGATGGACTCTTCACAGAAGAACCGAGGAGCATTGCTTTGACAGAATGCGACTCACCGTCTCAAGTACCAGAACACAGAAGTACTGGAAAGAGCACAAAAGTTTACAAACGCTACTGTCAATCAGTAGGACATTGGTCTATCACTTGCACAGTAATCTTCGTGTTCATCTTGTTGCAAATTTTGATGAGCTGCGTCGAATTTTTTCTTAcattttggttaaaaattgaACAACGAATCACAGATTTAAATTCGAAGGTGTTTTTCACTAGAAGAAACTGTCTCTACATTTACACTTCTTTAGTGACagctttgttttttgtgataCTAGCAAGCATCGCATCGTTTGTCAAATACTGTGACAGAGCTTCGAAGAAATTACACAATTCACTTCTGACAAAAGTTATATTTGCACCAATGACATTCTTCAACCATCACTCTTCTGGTCGCATTCTGAACAGGTTCTCCAGAGATATTGGTGCAATCGACGAAATATTGCCTCTCTCTTTGATAAATGTATTTACTGGATTTTTCACAATTGTTGGAACAGTTATTTTGGTGTCAATTATCAATTACTACACGATTTTACCGTCAGCAATTCTTCTCCTGATCATATTCTTTCTTTGTGTTGTACTGAAACCTACAAGCACCAGTATCAAGAGGACAGAAGCAATAAGTAAGTCACAAATCTgtcgcaatttttttttttacaacagaCTTGTAGCGAAGAGTTCCATTTTTGCCCATTCAACAGCAACCATGCAAGGACTGAGTACAGTTAGAGCTCTGGATGCTCAGAAACTTCTAACTAAAGAATTTGACGACCACCAGAATCTTCACACTTCGGCTTTCTATCTGTTAACAGCTGTGTATTGCGCTTTGGGATTTTGGACAGACGTGGCATGCGTTCTCTACATTGCTTCCGTCGCATTTAGCTTCTTTGCATTTAAATCTGGTGTGTTGATAATTTCCAATTTTGTCTCATTTGTCCAGTTCATGTTTTAGAGGTTTGGGATGGCAACGTGGGCCTCGCCATAACACAATCTGTTGCCCTTGTTGGGTACAttccattttttgtcaaaatgtgGGGAGAAGTTGAAACACAGGTCATTTCAGTCGAACGCGTTTTGGAATATCTAGATTTACCACCAGAGCTCGACGAAGGCAATGTCACTCCTCCACGATTATGGCCACAGCAGGGAAAAATAACTTTCAAATCAGTTTCGTTGAAGTATTCTCTTACTGGACCATTAACACTCAATCAAGTGTCCTTTGAAGTTCACGCTGgagaaaaaattggaattgtTGGTAGAACAGGTGCTGGGAAAACTTCTCTAATTTCCACCTTATTTCGTTTCTACAGCTTCGATGGTACAGTCATCATCGATGACGTTGATGTTAAGTCTATCCCTTTAAACGACTTGCGTTCGAAGATTTCGGTTATTCCTCAGGATCCGGTTTTGTTTTTAGGAACACTTCGAAAGAATTTAGACccttttgatgaatttaatgacGATGAAATATGGAATGTTTTTCGTCAGCTCGAGCTTAAccaaatttttgcaaatttaccTAACGGCATTGACACTATGATTTCCGAAGGAGGATCAAATTTCAGTGTCGGCCAAAGACAATTGTTGTGCTTGGTGCGGACCGTGCTCAGAGGAAACAAGATTATCATTCTGGACGAAGCCACAGCGAATGTTGATTTGGAAACAGACGAGTTGATACAgttaactattaaaaaaatgttcaccaACTGTACTGTACTGACTGTGGCACATCGTCTCAACACTGTCATAGATTCGGATAAAATCTTAGTGATGGATGACGGTTGTGTTGCCGAGTTTGACAGTCCGTATCAgcttttgcaaaattcgaatGGTTTGTTTTACGCTTTCGTTAAGGAAAATGGTGAAGAGTTCTTGCATAATTACATCGAAGCTGCCGAAAACGTGAGTTGGTTTGCAATTGTGAAGCTACTTATCCATTTGATATTtctgtatttcagaaacaaaagaaattaaCTTCAACACTTCCCATTGGTACTCAGGTTCCTGCAACTACCTAAGTATTTGGAAATGACATTCCAAGCGATCGTTTCAAGATTTTGGTATAAATCCAAAATGTTGAAATCAATAAGTATAAGCGGAAATAGATTAAGAAGGTTAAATCCAAACGTTGTCACTCATGCACCTAGCTAAGGGTGGGGTAAaagtaattgaaaatttttcaaaaactaataaaagAGAAACCAAATCAGatgagaaaattttattaaacttactTATGCTACCACATCTCTTTCACACATTTtccgttttttaaaatagaaaaatattttggcgttctagaacggtaagtagatttattcaaaattaaccaattattataacaatttttatgtaacaattaataacttatttattaacaaatattAAAAGTACAGCTATGACAGACAACTACCAATTGTCAAAGGAAGCTTATTTTGGAAAagagaagttgaagacaagatgacaagatgttagcactttctggacaCTTATACGGCTCTTGTAGTAGGctttccttgccgctgcactgaaataatattagcgaaaattttttttttaaattttcataccccgaattttccttgtcttcttgattacacattgaggtGTTTGGTTtccaaaattctttatttgtgtcGTCCTGAagaatttttcttgcaaattGGAATCTTATTTCGACACAATCTTCAATGTAGCCTTCAGCTGTTCTTGAAGACTTCCAGCCTCTTCTCAGTCCAAGAAGGTCTTCACCTTCATTAGCTGAACTTCGACGAAACGAGTGATTCGTGGCGTTTTCTGGATTTCTCAGGAATCAGAGCCGAACGCGTCACATTCCAAGCTTCTTCTACAACACCTGCTTCTTTTTTAACACGACTGGCgtcaaattttcacaaaaaaactgcaatgtaaaaacaatgcaaaaacGATACGGGGTAAAAACGAGCCTCCTGGAAGAACTGAAGTTTTcccaattataaaaaaaagaaaggtgGGGCATCACGTAAGATTCCGGGGTCCACTAAT from Tenebrio molitor chromosome 8, icTenMoli1.1, whole genome shotgun sequence harbors:
- the LOC138137092 gene encoding probable multidrug resistance-associated protein lethal(2)03659, whose product is MTALGMKIRIACSSLIYRKTLKMKKHILQKITEGQIINLLSNDVTRFNELFAYLHFVWIGPVQIAIAICYLDLTLGHIALTGIGILILCLIFQIYVMKRISGIRRFVALKTDHRFRLINDIVRGIQTIKMQAWEKPFLGLINAARGSEMNHIKRVNYSRLSQNVYKLFMAPLTIFTTVLVITLMDLPLTSEYIYSVRSICSRLTITVSVMMPVSLIRLADVKVSVNRIEKFLLNDYQKPKKLRSEPKSFYRLIDNSVFKIQKPEAVVCIDRASIKWDQSLSINVLSDITFTAASGELVGVVGTTGSGKSTLLQMILKEMDLEQGNVSVTGTISYAPQDSWIFSASIRQNILFGQDMDKEKYHKVLRCCALERDLSLFPHGDQTLVGERGIMLSGGQKARVNLARAVYRDADIYLLDDPLSAVDSHVARHIFETCFLDYLKNKCIVLVTHQIQFLHNISKIYLLEQQQLVEFNERDKLFALRDGLFTEEPRSIALTECDSPSQVPEHRSTGKSTKVYKRYCQSVGHWSITCTVIFVFILLQILMSCVEFFLTFWLKIEQRITDLNSKVFFTRRNCLYIYTSLVTALFFVILASIASFVKYCDRASKKLHNSLLTKVIFAPMTFFNHHSSGRILNRFSRDIGAIDEILPLSLINVFTGFFTIVGTVILVSIINYYTILPSAILLLIIFFLCVVLKPTSTSIKRTEAITKSSIFAHSTATMQGLSTVRALDAQKLLTKEFDDHQNLHTSAFYLLTAVYCALGFWTDVACVLYIASVAFSFFAFKSEVWDGNVGLAITQSVALVGYIPFFVKMWGEVETQVISVERVLEYLDLPPELDEGNVTPPRLWPQQGKITFKSVSLKYSLTGPLTLNQVSFEVHAGEKIGIVGRTGAGKTSLISTLFRFYSFDGTVIIDDVDVKSIPLNDLRSKISVIPQDPVLFLGTLRKNLDPFDEFNDDEIWNVFRQLELNQIFANLPNGIDTMISEGGSNFSVGQRQLLCLVRTVLRGNKIIILDEATANVDLETDELIQLTIKKMFTNCTVLTVAHRLNTVIDSDKILVMDDGCVAEFDSPYQLLQNSNGLFYAFVKENGEEFLHNYIEAAENKQKKLTSTLPIGTQVPATT